The genomic interval TGTTTTAGTGCTATGGTATGAAGGTATTTACCTGAGCCACAGAGCATGTTTTATGATCTCACTTCTTATAAGCCTCCCTGTCTGCTTTGTCAGGCTGATGTCTGACTTTATTTGGCATCCCAAAGACCTCTTAAAAATAGTTGTGGTTGTTCGTAGAACTTAACATCACACAGAGACCTGGAATGTATCAGGATTGTTGGAtaagaacaaagaaaataaggCCAAAgctcaaacacactgacagagtcACATTAAACCTTTGGCTTAGTTCGGAGTTATTACGGTGCAATGATACAACACATATTTCTCAGTTGCTTTAGTTTAGCCACTACTCTGTCTCAGCCTGTTAAAGTTGTCAGTGATGTGGTGAAGCTGTTTAAACACTCTAATGAGACAGAAAGATTACAAGTCTGGAAAACAGGGCGAAACTAAATGGAAGCTTTAACTGCACTTTTCTCACACAAAGACATCGACACATACATGCACTTACACTATGTTATTTGCAGGTGATAATTTATcttcaaaataactttattttaaaataattacatcACATGGACACAAAAATCTTTATTTCCCCGATCACCCATTAAGCATTAATTTGATAAACAACTGATCCAGTGCATGGCAGCTGTCTCTTATGAATATGAACTCCATTGCTGATTTTGATGTGTATGTCAGTGAGAGAGCGCAAATAGCTCCACGTATCAAAGAAAGCTCCAGTATTAAATCATGTACGCTTTAACAGCTTTTAGGTGTTTAACATTTGTCTTTAATTGTTCCTTAAAAGgtcttaatttaaatgtatcaaCTCCAAACATACCTGACTGTGTAGGTGGACATGAAAACTGAGAGCCCTGTAATAAAATGCACCCTTGGGGGAATTTATGACCCTGAGAGAagcaaataaaactaaaatgtacGGCTCCCCCTGTGATAGGAATCTGAGGCCTGCAGTTTTTCAAGTCATGAATCTCCACAATAAGATTCCTTCCTTCTCTGAAGATTTCACAGTGTTTTCCATTCATGGCTTGTTCCTTAACAAAACATCTGTGCCTTGTTTGCCCACTGCGCTTCATCATGAAGTCTTCTGTGATGCAAAGAGGAGCGCCGACCCTCTCATCCTGTGTTACCTGACCTTTCCTGTCTCTGTGGCGGTCTGAGATGTTGCTGTTGATTTGATAAAGTCCCTGGCGATCACCTCGTCCTCACCCAGCCTCCGGACGCAGCGCTGTACCGTTCTTAGGACCTTCTCTAACCTGCGGTCCAGCGCTAAGAGGTGGGGCTCGGTCAGGATCGGCTGCAAAGGGTCTCCCTCCAGGGACTCCCTCATCACATCGCTGAGTCTGAACTCTGGTCGGGCCAGAAGCTGGAGCCGCATCAGTGTGGAGCGCTTTAtcctgaggaggagagaagagattaTCCATTATCCTCCCAAAACTTCAAGACACTACACGTTCCTTATTCACTTATGAATTTCATATGTCGATCCACAATCAACAAGCGGTTTCAACTGCACCACACAACATTATACTCACATGCAGCACTGAGATAGTGGAGCCAGGATGGACATCTCATCTTGAGAGTGCTTCCCAAACCTGAGCACAGGATGTGATAATGAAATCAAACCACAACGGTTAAATTCACAATCGTTAAAttctttgtgacatttttgtctCACCCTCTGGCGTTGTCCAAGTGGAGAAGAAACCCTTCGTCCCCAAACTTAGTAAAAATCTCATAGTGGTGCCTGTCCATGTTGCCTGTAACAAAGGGACAAAAACCTTATAGAAAGATTGTTTCCAGACGGTAAACGTTCTGGGGCTAATGTGAATAATAGGTGATGAAGTGGTATACAATACTTGTGAGGAAGTCAAAGATGGACATGTCTATGATGTTGAGGAGCCTGTTGCCTGAGTTATAGGGATACAGCTGCTTTATGGTGTCGCAGTAGAAGGGATTCACTTCCCACctttaaacaaaaagacatgCAGGCATAAATTACATCTTTAAAAGTTCTGATGCAGGAACTGTATACTGCATTTGGATTTTTTGACCAGATTTTCGAAACAATTTGAGAAAACACAGTCTAAAATTAACCCTCAGTTCATTTAGATTTTGAGACattattataatgatgataCTGATGAAACCTGGTCAGGGGATTAAAGGAACGAAACAGGAAGAGGCTGCTGTTGGTCGGGTGGAACCAGAAATCATAGGTATAAAAATAGTGGATGGTGTGGCAAAGACTGAAAATCCAACAAAGCACTCTTCCATCTCTTTCATCCCTAATTAGAAAAGCCTTTGACCAAAGAGATAAACATGCAATGTGCTtcaacaggatataaaggaaATCTGgtctttaattttattttgaaaatactacAATTTATAATCTCACTGGAGGCCACCAACTGTCTACACCACAGTTGGATTATAGTCAGCAAAAGACAGTAAACTTGcaaaattaaatgttatatattttggGTGAGGTCGAGGTCTTACTCTTCCCGTCCAGTGAAGGTGTAGGAGCGTATCCAGGGGTTGGGGATGGAGATGCGGGGAGCGATGCTGAGGCCGGGCAGGTAGGCGGACAGGGAGCCCTCCAGCAGGTCGGGGCCCCCGCACACTGCGTATTCAGTCTTACAAACGTACAGGCACTTGGCAAAGAAACACGTGTTGTTCGCTGTTGGGAACCAGAGTTAAATAGCAAAAAATGAGTTTCATGTTCACATAAAATGACATGCTGTTTGATCAACTCCGCCAATTCCTCCAACTGAAGAACATCAAACCAGAAACAAGAATAACTAACGGACATGCTTAGTTCAAAATGGGAAGTTGCCTTTTTTAACCCCCTGTAAGATTACCCTGCTTCctgcctttatgctaagctaacctatgTGCAAGCTAACAAGCTGTTAGCTTCATACAGTACAGACgtgagagtggtgtcaatcttctcaGCTTACTCTTGGCAAAAATGTCCTGCTGGTTTTTTACCTGGTGAGGTGAAGAAGACAGCTCGTAGGTCTTCGTTGTGGGTGACTTGGAGGACTTCCCCTGTGACGTTCACCAGCCTGCCAGCCACCGGTGGGACCCTCCGGAAGTCAAGGATCCTAAAAAATAAGTTGATTCAATCCAGAAAAGAAACTCTATTGGAAACGGTTGCTTGCGTGAGGAAAAGTTTACAGTTCACA from Anoplopoma fimbria isolate UVic2021 breed Golden Eagle Sablefish chromosome 5, Afim_UVic_2022, whole genome shotgun sequence carries:
- the fam20a gene encoding pseudokinase FAM20A isoform X2, producing MKLYSEAAAMSNITVTEHEVTFDPGASWLKFHLGINRYALYSRDDPAIPQLLKDMQSMTVVSSDYTQDEKALKGACDCTQVVKPSGHHLKLALKMQNFAKAMFKPMRQQRDVETPEDFFYFVDFQRHNAEIAAFHLDRILDFRRVPPVAGRLVNVTGEVLQVTHNEDLRAVFFTSPANNTCFFAKCLYVCKTEYAVCGGPDLLEGSLSAYLPGLSIAPRISIPNPWIRSYTFTGREEWEVNPFYCDTIKQLYPYNSGNRLLNIIDMSIFDFLTSNMDRHHYEIFTKFGDEGFLLHLDNARGFGKHSQDEMSILAPLSQCCMIKRSTLMRLQLLARPEFRLSDVMRESLEGDPLQPILTEPHLLALDRRLEKVLRTVQRCVRRLGEDEVIARDFIKSTATSQTATETGKVR
- the fam20a gene encoding pseudokinase FAM20A isoform X1, which codes for MMRRDRLFLAATLTAIFSADFYFILLPKLRSMGQGSGHFCPCGPINLTLPRHGGLATPQLSNWTSALPSDGTTSEPADGGSKLGRLFAHPLYNIQTPVLGLEERLLQEEQLMEYYRRKVSHWERHMKLYSEAAAMSNITVTEHEVTFDPGASWLKFHLGINRYALYSRDDPAIPQLLKDMQSMTVVSSDYTQDEKALKGACDCTQVVKPSGHHLKLALKMQNFAKAMFKPMRQQRDVETPEDFFYFVDFQRHNAEIAAFHLDRILDFRRVPPVAGRLVNVTGEVLQVTHNEDLRAVFFTSPANNTCFFAKCLYVCKTEYAVCGGPDLLEGSLSAYLPGLSIAPRISIPNPWIRSYTFTGREEWEVNPFYCDTIKQLYPYNSGNRLLNIIDMSIFDFLTSNMDRHHYEIFTKFGDEGFLLHLDNARGFGKHSQDEMSILAPLSQCCMIKRSTLMRLQLLARPEFRLSDVMRESLEGDPLQPILTEPHLLALDRRLEKVLRTVQRCVRRLGEDEVIARDFIKSTATSQTATETGKVR